One genomic window of Streptomonospora nanhaiensis includes the following:
- a CDS encoding enoyl-CoA hydratase-related protein has protein sequence MEYELSDGVAVIRLNRPDSMNSLTVAAKEALLAAIERAKADTGARAVLLTGTGRAFCAGQDLREHAESLESGRGLSDTVRAHYNPIVLGLARMPKPVVAAVNGTAAGAGASLAFACDLRIASEKASFLMAFANVGLGADSGASWTLPRLVGHARAMEMLMLAEPVKADRALEIGLVNRVVPHDDLAEAAHALAVRLANGPTVAYAAIKAELTFGSGLDLANALEMEANLQDQCADTADHANATRAFVRKEKPVFEGS, from the coding sequence ATCGAGTACGAACTCAGCGACGGCGTGGCCGTGATCCGGCTGAACCGGCCCGACTCCATGAACTCGCTGACGGTCGCCGCCAAGGAGGCGCTGCTGGCCGCCATCGAGCGCGCCAAGGCCGACACCGGCGCCCGCGCGGTGCTGCTCACCGGCACCGGCCGCGCCTTCTGCGCCGGGCAGGACCTGCGCGAGCACGCGGAGTCGCTGGAGTCGGGGCGCGGGCTGTCCGACACCGTCCGCGCGCACTACAACCCGATCGTGCTGGGCCTGGCCCGCATGCCCAAGCCGGTGGTCGCGGCCGTCAACGGCACCGCCGCCGGCGCGGGCGCCTCGCTGGCCTTCGCCTGCGACCTGCGCATCGCCTCGGAGAAGGCGTCGTTCCTCATGGCCTTCGCCAACGTGGGCCTGGGCGCCGACTCCGGCGCCTCGTGGACCCTGCCGCGCCTGGTGGGCCACGCCCGCGCCATGGAGATGCTGATGCTGGCCGAGCCGGTCAAGGCCGACCGCGCGCTGGAGATCGGCCTGGTCAACCGGGTGGTGCCGCACGACGACCTCGCCGAGGCCGCTCACGCGCTGGCGGTGCGCCTGGCCAACGGCCCCACGGTCGCCTACGCCGCCATCAAGGCCGAACTCACCTTCGGCTCCGGGCTCGACCTCGCCAACGCCCTGGAGATGGAGGCGAACCTGCAGGACCAGTGCGCCGACACCGCCGACCACGCCAACGCCACGCGCGCCTTCGTGCGCAAGGAGAAGCCGGTCTTCGAGGGGTCCTGA
- a CDS encoding leucyl aminopeptidase: MPAATEIRPVSGALTDSAAELVAVPVLRGGETPAAATAGVGLDPAELDARLPASLAELVAHYDLAGRPGETAQFPVDLGRGLVRMVLLGVGDATPDDLRAAGAALARAAKGRRAAATTVALLDRAHDDAGAGLAAFAEGVLLASYRFTLASSPKGPAPVESVELVGGTTGAAPDALARGTALAEATALARDLINTPSTDKDPAWLAERAVAVAAESGLDHRVWDESALRADGFAAILAVGAGSLRPPRLVRLDHRPDNPAGHVVLVGKGITFDTGGLSLKPNDNMKLMKTDMSGSAIVLGVMSALRRLEVPTAVTALLPIAENAFSGSAQRPGDVITAYNGRTIEVLNTDAEGRLVMADALGYAVAELAPDALVDVATLTGAAKVALGLGTGALFASDDALADALTAAGRAAGEPLWRLPLTEEYRPSLDSRVADLANIGTTGDYGRPGATEAALFLREFTGGLPWAHLDIAGPGRSSGEDGVLTKGGTGFATRTLLRWLADPAGLPRTGAAA; this comes from the coding sequence GTGCCTGCCGCTACGGAGATCCGCCCGGTCTCGGGCGCCCTCACCGATTCCGCCGCCGAGCTGGTGGCCGTCCCCGTCCTGCGCGGTGGCGAAACGCCGGCCGCGGCGACCGCCGGTGTCGGTCTCGACCCCGCCGAACTGGACGCGCGGCTGCCGGCCTCCCTCGCCGAGCTGGTCGCGCACTACGATCTCGCCGGCCGGCCCGGCGAGACCGCCCAGTTCCCGGTGGACCTCGGGCGGGGCCTGGTGCGGATGGTCCTGCTCGGTGTCGGCGACGCCACGCCCGACGACCTGCGCGCCGCGGGCGCGGCCCTCGCGCGTGCCGCCAAGGGGCGGCGCGCGGCGGCCACCACCGTCGCGCTGCTGGACCGGGCCCACGACGACGCCGGAGCCGGGCTCGCCGCCTTCGCCGAAGGCGTGCTGCTCGCCTCCTACCGCTTCACCCTGGCGTCCTCCCCCAAGGGGCCCGCGCCGGTCGAGTCCGTCGAGCTGGTCGGCGGCACCACCGGCGCGGCCCCCGACGCGCTGGCGCGCGGCACCGCGCTCGCGGAGGCCACCGCGCTGGCCCGCGACCTCATCAACACGCCCTCCACCGACAAGGACCCCGCCTGGCTCGCCGAGCGCGCGGTGGCGGTCGCGGCCGAGTCCGGGCTGGACCACCGGGTGTGGGACGAGTCCGCGCTGCGCGCCGACGGCTTCGCCGCGATCCTGGCGGTGGGCGCGGGCTCGCTGCGCCCGCCGCGCCTGGTGCGGCTGGACCACCGGCCCGACAACCCCGCCGGCCACGTCGTCCTGGTGGGCAAGGGCATCACCTTCGACACCGGCGGCCTGTCGCTGAAGCCCAACGACAACATGAAGCTCATGAAGACCGACATGAGCGGGTCGGCCATCGTGCTGGGGGTGATGTCGGCGCTGCGGCGCCTGGAGGTCCCGACCGCGGTCACGGCGCTGCTGCCCATCGCCGAGAACGCGTTCTCCGGGTCGGCCCAGCGGCCCGGCGACGTGATCACCGCCTACAACGGCCGCACCATCGAGGTCCTCAACACCGACGCCGAGGGGCGGCTGGTCATGGCCGACGCCCTGGGGTACGCGGTGGCCGAGCTCGCGCCCGACGCCCTTGTGGACGTCGCCACGCTCACCGGCGCCGCCAAGGTCGCCCTGGGGCTGGGCACCGGCGCGCTGTTCGCCAGCGACGACGCGCTGGCCGACGCGCTCACGGCGGCGGGGCGCGCGGCCGGGGAGCCGCTGTGGCGGCTGCCGCTGACCGAGGAGTACCGCCCCTCGCTCGACTCCCGGGTGGCCGACCTCGCCAACATCGGCACCACCGGCGACTACGGCCGGCCGGGCGCCACCGAGGCCGCGCTGTTCCTGCGGGAGTTCACCGGCGGCCTGCCGTGGGCCCACCTGGACATCGCCGGGCCGGGCCGCTCCAGCGGCGAGGACGGCGTGCTGACCAAGGGCGGCACCGGGTTCGCCACCCGCACCCTGCTGCGCTGGCTGGCCGACCCGGCCGGGCTGCCCCGCACCGGCGCCGCGGCCTGA
- a CDS encoding O-methyltransferase produces the protein MAHVEQYAQEDDPLTSARETGRRAESSPISAAGGAALRFLAAAIGARSVVEVGTGCGTSGIWLLRGMRPDSVLTSVDIEPEYQELARAAYRRAGFAANRVRLIHGRGLDVLPRLTDCAYDLVFVDAEPAAYPTYLDEALRLLRVGGIVVFNNALEGAERADGPLSVPDPGTAGAREVGRLVRADSALIPLLLPIGEGLLAAIRDHSADS, from the coding sequence CTGGCCCATGTCGAGCAGTACGCCCAGGAGGACGACCCGCTGACCTCGGCGCGCGAGACCGGCCGGCGGGCCGAGTCCTCGCCGATCAGCGCGGCGGGCGGCGCGGCGCTGCGCTTCCTGGCGGCCGCCATCGGCGCCCGCTCCGTGGTCGAGGTGGGCACCGGCTGCGGCACCTCGGGCATCTGGCTGCTGCGCGGCATGCGCCCCGACTCCGTGCTGACCAGCGTCGACATCGAGCCCGAGTACCAGGAGCTGGCCCGCGCGGCCTACCGGCGGGCCGGGTTCGCCGCCAACCGGGTGCGGCTGATCCACGGCCGGGGGCTGGACGTCCTGCCCCGCCTCACCGACTGCGCCTACGACCTGGTGTTCGTCGACGCCGAACCCGCCGCCTACCCCACCTACCTCGACGAGGCGCTGCGGCTGCTGCGCGTGGGCGGGATCGTGGTGTTCAACAACGCGCTGGAGGGCGCCGAGCGGGCCGACGGCCCGCTGAGCGTGCCCGATCCCGGCACCGCCGGCGCGCGCGAGGTCGGCCGCCTGGTGCGCGCCGACTCCGCCCTGATCCCCCTGCTGCTGCCCATCGGCGAGGGCCTGCTCGCGGCGATCCGCGACCACTCCGCCGATTCCTGA
- the sigE gene encoding RNA polymerase sigma factor SigE, whose protein sequence is MDFEQWEPPSWDDVVRNHSARVYRLAFRLTGNKHDAEDLTQEVFIRVFRSLSSYTPGTFEGWLHRITTNLFLDMARRKARIRFEGLSDNADERLQGHEPSPAQSYDDRHFDADIQAALDALPAEFRAPVVLCDIEGLSYEEIAATLDVKLGTVRSRIHRGRAQLRKALEHRRRLADQLAEGSPAPGAGPLPQGGAQAETHTDR, encoded by the coding sequence GTGGACTTCGAGCAGTGGGAGCCACCGAGTTGGGACGACGTCGTGCGCAACCACTCGGCGCGCGTGTACCGGCTGGCGTTCCGCCTCACCGGCAACAAGCACGACGCCGAGGACCTCACCCAGGAGGTCTTCATCCGGGTGTTCCGCTCGTTGTCCAGCTACACCCCCGGCACCTTCGAGGGGTGGCTGCACCGCATCACCACCAACCTCTTCCTCGACATGGCGCGGCGCAAGGCGCGCATCCGGTTCGAGGGCCTGTCCGACAACGCCGACGAACGCCTGCAGGGCCACGAGCCCTCGCCGGCCCAGTCCTACGACGACCGCCACTTCGACGCCGACATCCAGGCCGCGCTGGACGCCCTGCCCGCCGAGTTCCGCGCGCCTGTCGTCCTGTGCGACATCGAGGGGCTCTCCTACGAGGAGATCGCCGCGACGCTGGACGTCAAACTGGGCACGGTGCGCAGCCGCATCCACCGCGGCCGGGCGCAGCTGCGCAAGGCCCTGGAGCACCGGCGGCGCCTGGCCGACCAGTTGGCCGAGGGGAGCCCCGCCCCCGGGGCCGGGCCCCTTCCGCAGGGCGGTGCGCAGGCCGAGACACACACGGACCGGTGA
- a CDS encoding DUF3117 domain-containing protein: protein MAAMKPRTGDGPMEVTKEGRGIIMRVPLEGGGRLVVELTPDEATELKEALDGAVG from the coding sequence ATGGCGGCGATGAAGCCGAGGACCGGTGACGGTCCGATGGAGGTCACCAAAGAAGGCCGCGGCATCATCATGCGCGTCCCGCTGGAGGGCGGCGGGCGGCTCGTCGTCGAGCTGACGCCCGACGAGGCCACCGAACTGAAGGAGGCCCTGGACGGCGCGGTCGGCTGA
- a CDS encoding sigma-E factor regulatory protein RseB domain-containing protein: MSAAGSFPRRGLVPVVLLSLSLVVVVLLTSSHAADAHEVPAPGEDDGLALLRRAARSLGDVSFSGVQRVTTTGAGTRSERLVSVVHRAGEATGYGDVSPAGADLVVGQSPPLTKVDDLMLAELAANYRVTRTGGGVVCGRNAAVLEVLRADGTAAARVWIDQRTALPLRKVVLDDTGAVVHATEFVEVEIGGDPGPLPEDGVEARPWKDELSEGELTALREDGWPLPEHVAWNLRLIRAWSRDDPEGRVVHLAYSDGLSVVSVFVQRGRLPGGSGQSAEAAADTLAQDGAGGAQRVWDSRGFVYTAMGEAPADLLAAAERGFPTDGEPEFWARVMRGFGRLTAAVQG; this comes from the coding sequence GTGAGCGCCGCGGGCTCTTTCCCCCGGCGCGGACTGGTGCCCGTGGTGCTGCTGTCGCTGTCGCTCGTGGTCGTCGTGCTGCTGACCTCCTCCCACGCCGCCGACGCCCACGAGGTCCCCGCCCCCGGCGAGGACGACGGCCTGGCGCTGCTGCGGCGCGCCGCCCGGTCGCTGGGCGACGTCTCCTTCTCGGGGGTGCAGCGGGTCACCACCACCGGCGCGGGGACGCGCTCCGAGCGGCTGGTCAGCGTCGTGCACCGGGCCGGCGAGGCCACCGGTTACGGCGATGTCAGCCCGGCGGGGGCCGACCTGGTGGTCGGCCAGTCCCCGCCGCTGACCAAGGTCGACGACCTCATGCTGGCCGAGCTGGCCGCCAACTACCGGGTCACGCGCACCGGCGGAGGCGTGGTGTGCGGGCGCAACGCGGCGGTGCTGGAGGTGCTGCGCGCCGACGGCACCGCGGCCGCCCGGGTGTGGATCGACCAGCGCACCGCCCTGCCGCTGCGCAAGGTGGTCCTCGACGACACCGGCGCGGTGGTGCACGCGACGGAGTTCGTCGAGGTCGAGATCGGCGGCGACCCCGGGCCGCTGCCCGAGGACGGCGTCGAGGCCAGGCCCTGGAAGGACGAGTTGTCGGAGGGCGAACTCACGGCGCTGCGCGAGGACGGCTGGCCGCTGCCCGAGCACGTGGCGTGGAACCTCCGGCTGATCCGCGCGTGGTCCCGGGACGACCCCGAGGGCCGCGTGGTGCACCTGGCCTACTCCGACGGCCTGTCGGTGGTGTCGGTGTTCGTGCAGCGCGGCCGGCTGCCGGGCGGGTCCGGGCAGAGCGCCGAGGCGGCGGCCGACACCCTGGCCCAGGACGGCGCCGGAGGCGCGCAGCGGGTGTGGGACTCCCGCGGGTTCGTCTACACGGCCATGGGCGAGGCTCCCGCCGATCTGCTCGCCGCGGCCGAGCGGGGGTTCCCCACCGACGGCGAGCCCGAGTTCTGGGCGCGGGTCATGCGGGGATTCGGTCGGCTCACAGCGGCCGTTCAGGGCTGA
- a CDS encoding serine/threonine-protein kinase: protein MTGTQPLTDDDPRRIGGYVLTGRLGQGGQGVVYLGYPEADPERTPVAVKTLHADGLDAAGLRRALAEEVETARKVARFCTSQVLAADIDSDPPYVVSEYIEGPSLREVVRRDGPMSGAALERLAVGTLTALAAIHQAGIVHRDFKPGNVLMGPDGPRVIDFGIARALEGTAILTSQIAGTPAYMAPEQVAGEALGPAVDLFAWGATMVYAANGFAPFGQDSLREVLHNVVNEPPDLGALDGRLRDIAARCLAKDPAARPTAAETLMGVLGVGMADAPQAAEAVADAPDQPERPGEVPLQTLATGAVAAAAPEARERAVEEIRDSLPHPPGGDLFRSFPPGPPATGPQPAAGTGPQYPAGTGPQYTPAAGPGPQHGATGPQYSAGPGPHYGGGSGYAPPGPQAPPSGPQTPPAHSGPQQPLPGGAPGYGPGPGGTGGPAPWGPAPSGPGGGSWPHSGPQAPYGSQPHSGPQAPYGPGPHSGPQTPHPSAAQPPYPAAPHSGPQPPYPGGGAPLTGAQPSFRATGPQSGYGANTGAQWPAAGPGGPASRGPDGGRGGGGAIIAAVTGLSILVVVVVVVIIVAVAG from the coding sequence ATGACCGGTACCCAACCCCTGACCGACGACGACCCTCGGCGCATCGGCGGCTACGTCCTGACCGGCCGGCTCGGCCAGGGCGGGCAGGGCGTCGTCTACCTCGGCTACCCGGAGGCCGACCCCGAGCGCACCCCGGTCGCGGTCAAGACCCTGCACGCCGACGGCCTCGACGCCGCCGGCCTGCGCCGCGCGCTGGCCGAGGAGGTCGAGACCGCCCGCAAGGTCGCCCGCTTCTGCACCTCCCAGGTGCTGGCCGCCGACATCGACTCCGACCCGCCCTACGTCGTCAGCGAGTACATCGAGGGCCCGAGCCTGCGCGAGGTCGTCCGCCGCGACGGCCCCATGTCCGGCGCCGCCCTGGAGCGGCTGGCGGTGGGCACCCTCACCGCGCTCGCGGCCATCCACCAGGCCGGGATCGTGCACCGCGACTTCAAGCCGGGCAACGTGCTGATGGGCCCCGACGGCCCCCGCGTGATCGACTTCGGGATCGCCCGCGCGCTGGAGGGCACGGCGATCCTGACCAGCCAGATCGCCGGCACCCCCGCCTACATGGCGCCCGAGCAGGTCGCCGGCGAGGCCCTGGGCCCGGCCGTCGACCTGTTCGCCTGGGGCGCCACCATGGTCTACGCGGCCAACGGGTTCGCCCCCTTCGGCCAGGACTCCCTGCGCGAGGTGCTGCACAACGTCGTCAACGAGCCGCCCGACCTCGGCGCGCTCGACGGCCGGCTGCGCGACATCGCCGCCCGCTGCCTGGCCAAGGACCCCGCCGCCCGGCCCACCGCCGCCGAGACCCTGATGGGCGTGCTGGGCGTGGGCATGGCCGACGCTCCCCAGGCCGCCGAGGCGGTGGCCGACGCCCCCGACCAGCCGGAGCGGCCGGGGGAGGTGCCGCTGCAGACCCTGGCGACCGGCGCGGTGGCCGCAGCGGCGCCCGAGGCGCGCGAACGGGCCGTCGAGGAGATCCGCGACAGCCTGCCCCACCCGCCCGGCGGCGACCTCTTCCGCTCGTTCCCGCCGGGTCCGCCCGCCACCGGCCCCCAGCCCGCGGCCGGCACCGGGCCGCAGTACCCCGCGGGCACCGGCCCGCAGTACACCCCCGCCGCGGGGCCCGGCCCCCAGCACGGCGCCACGGGGCCGCAGTACTCCGCCGGGCCGGGGCCGCACTACGGCGGCGGGTCCGGCTACGCGCCGCCCGGCCCCCAGGCGCCGCCGAGCGGGCCGCAGACCCCGCCGGCGCACTCCGGCCCCCAGCAGCCCCTGCCGGGCGGCGCGCCCGGCTACGGGCCCGGCCCGGGAGGCACGGGCGGCCCAGCCCCGTGGGGCCCGGCGCCGAGCGGGCCGGGCGGGGGGTCGTGGCCGCACTCGGGACCGCAGGCCCCTTACGGCTCGCAGCCGCACTCGGGACCGCAGGCCCCCTACGGCCCGGGGCCGCACTCCGGACCGCAGACGCCCCACCCCTCGGCCGCCCAGCCGCCCTACCCGGCCGCGCCGCACTCGGGCCCCCAGCCGCCCTACCCGGGCGGCGGCGCGCCCCTCACGGGCGCCCAGCCCTCGTTCCGCGCGACCGGGCCGCAGAGCGGCTACGGCGCGAACACCGGCGCCCAGTGGCCGGCGGCGGGGCCGGGCGGCCCCGCGTCGCGGGGCCCCGACGGCGGCCGGGGCGGCGGCGGGGCGATCATCGCGGCGGTGACCGGCCTGTCGATCCTCGTGGTGGTCGTGGTGGTGGTCATCATCGTCGCGGTGGCCGGCTGA
- a CDS encoding zf-HC2 domain-containing protein — protein sequence MDHLGERLSALVDGELGHAERDRALIHLAGCETCRFEAEMLRRLKRRLHRLDTPEPSMDFLGRLSALSGPPADPPPDPPGGGPGAFGGFGSLPPLGSSRPLGGGLPRTVDGTALAVAGPAPEPARPARERRLRRPRPLSVLRPRWERTRFAVAGASVVAVALGTAFVAGGDPGEGPVVEPELSDYAVEHAVTARQAPVPDFDAGTAVVTTALEDTPPATGSR from the coding sequence ATGGACCACTTGGGAGAACGCCTGTCCGCCCTCGTCGACGGCGAACTGGGCCACGCCGAGCGCGACCGCGCGCTCATCCATCTCGCGGGCTGCGAGACCTGCCGCTTCGAGGCCGAGATGCTGCGCCGACTCAAGCGGCGGCTGCACCGGCTCGACACCCCTGAGCCCTCCATGGACTTCCTGGGCCGCCTCTCCGCGCTCAGCGGCCCGCCCGCCGACCCCCCGCCCGATCCGCCGGGCGGCGGTCCGGGGGCCTTCGGCGGGTTCGGCTCCCTGCCGCCGCTGGGCTCCAGCCGCCCGCTGGGCGGCGGGCTGCCGCGCACGGTCGACGGCACCGCCCTCGCCGTCGCCGGGCCCGCGCCCGAGCCGGCGCGGCCCGCCCGCGAGCGCCGCCTCCGCCGCCCGCGCCCGCTGTCGGTGCTGCGCCCGCGCTGGGAGCGCACGCGCTTCGCCGTGGCCGGGGCGTCGGTGGTGGCGGTCGCGCTGGGCACCGCGTTCGTCGCCGGGGGCGACCCCGGCGAGGGCCCCGTGGTCGAGCCCGAGCTGAGCGACTACGCCGTGGAGCACGCGGTCACCGCCCGCCAGGCCCCCGTGCCCGACTTCGACGCCGGCACCGCCGTGGTCACGACCGCGCTGGAGGACACCCCTCCGGCCACCGGGTCCCGGTGA